One genomic region from Bradyrhizobium icense encodes:
- a CDS encoding helix-turn-helix transcriptional regulator, giving the protein MAARTTSVIETWSTGLVEPERRLDYWIGAVCECFLEMDITTPVRSGFDCSVQRGQLDTIGINRVEGSAQHVYRRKASLARSASNYYYLLCKTDNDWTAMQNGHASRLQPGDLVLLDSRRCYEFNFPVTSNTLSLELPIPWVESWITDPERRIGQRIDGRAGWGAALSTFARQLTPQLAIEQPLPAQVLTDQLGALLALGLGSEIPAAPSEQRDAARLLDQIGRVIRLRYAEPGLTAATVADHLHVSERTLHRCLNRAGLTFSGLLNDCRMAAARRMLSEPRFDRISVGGIGLRVGLSDPSHFIRQCRRYLGMTPGAFRQQR; this is encoded by the coding sequence ATGGCGGCCAGAACGACTTCAGTCATCGAGACGTGGTCGACCGGCCTGGTAGAGCCGGAACGGCGCCTGGACTATTGGATCGGCGCCGTCTGCGAATGCTTTCTTGAAATGGACATCACGACGCCGGTGCGGTCGGGCTTCGACTGCTCCGTTCAGCGCGGGCAACTCGACACGATCGGCATCAACCGGGTCGAGGGCTCGGCGCAGCACGTCTACCGCAGGAAAGCCAGCCTCGCGCGCAGCGCGTCGAACTACTATTACCTGCTGTGCAAGACCGACAATGACTGGACCGCCATGCAGAACGGCCATGCGTCGCGCCTGCAGCCCGGCGATCTCGTGCTGCTGGACTCCCGGCGCTGCTATGAGTTCAACTTTCCGGTAACTTCAAACACGCTGTCGCTGGAGCTTCCGATTCCGTGGGTCGAATCCTGGATCACCGATCCGGAGCGGCGCATCGGACAGCGTATTGACGGGCGCGCCGGCTGGGGCGCGGCGCTCAGCACATTTGCCCGCCAGTTGACGCCTCAACTGGCGATCGAGCAACCGCTACCGGCGCAGGTTTTGACCGACCAGCTTGGAGCGCTGCTGGCGCTTGGGTTGGGGAGTGAGATTCCGGCGGCGCCCTCCGAGCAACGCGATGCCGCGAGGCTGTTGGACCAGATCGGCCGCGTCATCCGGTTGCGCTATGCCGAACCGGGATTGACGGCTGCGACCGTCGCCGATCATCTGCACGTCTCCGAGCGAACCCTGCACCGCTGTCTCAACAGAGCGGGCCTGACGTTCAGCGGCTTGCTCAACGATTGCCGCATGGCGGCGGCGCGCAGGATGCTGAGCGAGCCGCGGTTCGATCGCATCAGCGTCGGCGGAATCGGGCTGCGCGTCGGTCTGTCCGATCCATCCCACTTCATCCGGCAATGCCGCAGATATCTCGGCATGACGCCGGGCGCCTTCCGGCAGCAGCGCTAG
- a CDS encoding HlyD family secretion protein, which yields MAAARDQAARVVRADPETEEDEAAREASARLADQVRSHIADETRRRPAEPPGGPAVEKPAAASVDASAAKPGKRKFVMIGALGLLALAAIGYGVYFVFVGRFYVSTDNAYVRANNTTLGARVSGHVAAILPRDNSLVRAGDVIFRIDDGDYRIAVEAARSKIATQQATIDRIGRQVTALESAVEQTRAELASAEAAMKRAGLDFDRQQALSTKGFASRAAFEVSEAGRDQSLAAVKSAQAAHDAARDNVEVTKAQQAEARAQLAELQTQLAKAERDLAFTSVRAPVDGTFSNRLVNAGDFIQAGQRLANVVPLSDVFIDANYKETQLKRIRPGQPAKISVDAYGHRKFSGVVDSISPAAGSVFTLLPPDNATGNFTKIVQRLPVRIRVPKEVAKQNLLRAGMSVYVTVDTREGAADADSEADLDAPATVQPQ from the coding sequence ATGGCCGCAGCGAGAGACCAGGCCGCACGCGTCGTTCGCGCCGATCCGGAAACGGAGGAGGACGAAGCCGCGCGGGAAGCCAGCGCCCGGCTTGCCGACCAGGTGCGGAGTCACATTGCTGATGAAACGCGGCGTCGTCCCGCGGAGCCGCCCGGCGGTCCCGCAGTTGAAAAGCCGGCCGCGGCGTCCGTCGATGCATCGGCGGCGAAACCGGGCAAGCGCAAATTTGTCATGATCGGCGCGCTCGGTTTGCTCGCGCTGGCCGCGATCGGTTACGGCGTCTACTTCGTTTTCGTCGGGCGCTTCTATGTCTCGACGGACAATGCCTACGTTCGCGCCAACAACACCACGCTCGGCGCCCGGGTATCGGGCCATGTCGCGGCAATCCTGCCGCGCGACAATTCGCTCGTTCGCGCCGGCGACGTGATTTTCAGGATCGATGACGGCGACTATCGCATCGCGGTGGAAGCCGCGCGCAGCAAGATCGCGACCCAGCAGGCTACCATCGACCGCATCGGCCGTCAGGTCACGGCGCTGGAAAGCGCCGTCGAGCAGACCAGGGCGGAGCTCGCTTCTGCGGAAGCGGCGATGAAGCGCGCCGGCCTCGACTTCGATCGCCAACAGGCGCTGAGCACCAAGGGTTTTGCCTCGCGCGCCGCCTTCGAGGTTTCCGAAGCAGGCCGCGACCAGAGCCTTGCCGCGGTGAAGTCGGCGCAGGCGGCCCATGACGCCGCGCGCGACAATGTCGAGGTGACCAAAGCGCAGCAGGCCGAGGCCCGCGCGCAACTCGCGGAATTGCAGACCCAGCTCGCCAAGGCGGAGCGCGACCTTGCCTTCACCTCGGTGCGCGCGCCCGTCGACGGCACCTTCTCCAACCGCCTCGTCAATGCCGGCGACTTCATCCAGGCCGGGCAGCGGCTCGCCAATGTGGTGCCGCTCAGCGACGTCTTCATCGACGCCAACTACAAGGAAACCCAGCTCAAGCGCATTCGTCCCGGCCAGCCGGCGAAGATTTCGGTCGATGCCTACGGCCATCGCAAGTTCTCCGGCGTCGTCGACAGCATTTCACCCGCGGCAGGATCGGTGTTCACGCTGCTTCCGCCGGACAACGCCACCGGCAACTTCACCAAGATCGTGCAGCGGCTGCCGGTTCGGATTCGCGTGCCAAAGGAAGTGGCGAAGCAGAACCTGCTGCGCGCCGGCATGTCCGTCTATGTGACCGTCGACACCCGCGAGGGCGCGGCCGATGCGGACAGCGAGGCTGACCTCGACGCCCCCGCGACGGTTCAACCGCAGTAG
- a CDS encoding sulfite exporter TauE/SafE family protein, protein MDLTTYAILLAGALAGGFVSGLSGFGTAVMALGIWLYILPPAIAVPLVLICSVSSQISTLPSMWKVLDFKLAGPFVAGGLVGMPIGALLVARADPQNFKLSVGVMLLVFPTALYFIRKPMAFRFGGRPADAAIGFAGGILGGLAGLSGPLPTLWASIRGWTKDQRRGVFQIFNGSVLGAALILQIASGFVKWDVFWLAMLALPGTLIGARLGMRTYHALNDRNFYDVVLALLFLSGIGLVWSSIAPR, encoded by the coding sequence GTGGACCTAACCACCTACGCGATCTTATTGGCCGGCGCGCTCGCCGGCGGTTTTGTCTCCGGACTTTCCGGTTTCGGCACGGCGGTGATGGCGCTGGGGATCTGGCTTTACATCTTGCCGCCGGCCATTGCCGTGCCGCTGGTCCTGATCTGCTCGGTCAGTTCGCAGATCTCGACGCTGCCGTCGATGTGGAAAGTTCTCGACTTCAAGCTGGCCGGACCGTTCGTCGCCGGCGGTCTTGTCGGCATGCCGATCGGGGCGCTGCTGGTCGCGCGCGCCGACCCGCAAAACTTCAAGCTCAGCGTCGGCGTGATGCTGCTGGTGTTTCCCACCGCGCTCTATTTCATCCGAAAGCCGATGGCCTTCCGCTTTGGCGGCCGGCCGGCAGACGCAGCCATCGGATTTGCCGGCGGCATCCTCGGCGGCCTCGCCGGCCTGTCGGGCCCGCTGCCGACCCTGTGGGCCAGCATCCGCGGCTGGACCAAGGACCAGCGCCGCGGCGTTTTCCAGATCTTCAACGGCAGCGTGCTCGGCGCCGCGCTCATCCTGCAGATCGCCAGCGGTTTCGTTAAATGGGACGTGTTCTGGCTGGCGATGCTGGCGCTGCCCGGCACGCTGATCGGCGCCCGTCTTGGCATGCGCACCTATCATGCCCTCAATGACCGAAACTTCTACGACGTCGTGCTGGCTCTCTTGTTTCTGTCGGGAATCGGATTGGTATGGAGCAGCATTGCTCCGAGATAG
- a CDS encoding PAS domain-containing protein, which translates to MNIPSGLGEALLHSASDAIIATDRDGRITFWNPGAERIFGFTAAEATGQSLDLIIPENLRARHWAGFRHTMETGTSRYGHGDLLSVPGLTKDGRRISVEFTIVLLRDEAQEVAGTVAVMRDVTKRFAEVRELKRRLAGTGSQS; encoded by the coding sequence ATGAACATTCCTTCCGGTCTTGGCGAAGCTCTGCTGCACAGCGCTTCTGACGCGATCATTGCGACCGATCGCGATGGGCGCATCACGTTCTGGAATCCCGGCGCGGAGCGGATATTCGGCTTCACGGCTGCGGAAGCCACCGGCCAGTCGCTCGACCTGATCATTCCTGAAAATTTGCGCGCACGGCACTGGGCCGGATTTCGGCACACCATGGAGACGGGAACGAGCCGATACGGGCATGGCGATTTGTTGTCGGTGCCTGGCCTGACGAAGGACGGCCGAAGAATATCGGTCGAATTCACCATCGTCCTGCTGCGGGACGAAGCGCAGGAGGTTGCGGGCACCGTGGCGGTCATGCGCGACGTGACCAAGCGCTTTGCCGAAGTGAGGGAGTTGAAGCGGCGGCTCGCCGGGACCGGGAGCCAGTCTTGA
- a CDS encoding alpha/beta fold hydrolase — protein MSATSKTFLVCHGAWSAGWAWKKMHPLTQAAGHRLVTPTYTGLGERAHLAHPAIDLNSHIEDVLHVIEYEDLRDFVLIGHSYGGMVATGVADRARDKVKQLIYIDAFVPQDGQSLLDLNEAARARMEELAKTGDGWRVPPNPTPPDTSPADVEWLSARRVDMPIKCFETRLKLQGGALTLPRSYIYATRITPADTFGPFARMTKGDPAWSYHEIDASHSPNVTAPEALMALLQKIVA, from the coding sequence ATGAGCGCAACTTCGAAAACCTTCCTCGTCTGTCACGGCGCGTGGTCCGCGGGTTGGGCCTGGAAGAAGATGCATCCGCTGACGCAGGCGGCCGGGCATCGCCTGGTTACGCCGACCTACACCGGCCTCGGCGAGCGCGCGCATCTGGCGCATCCCGCGATCGATCTCAATTCGCATATCGAAGACGTTTTGCACGTCATCGAGTATGAAGACCTGCGAGACTTCGTGCTGATCGGCCACAGCTATGGCGGCATGGTCGCGACCGGCGTCGCCGACCGGGCGCGCGACAAGGTCAAGCAGCTCATCTATATCGACGCTTTCGTGCCGCAGGACGGGCAATCGCTGCTCGATCTGAACGAGGCGGCGCGGGCGCGGATGGAGGAGTTGGCCAAGACCGGCGACGGCTGGCGCGTGCCGCCAAACCCGACGCCGCCGGATACTTCGCCCGCCGACGTCGAATGGCTCAGCGCGCGCCGCGTCGACATGCCGATCAAATGTTTCGAGACCAGGCTCAAGCTGCAGGGCGGCGCGCTGACCCTGCCGCGCAGCTACATCTACGCCACCCGCATCACGCCAGCCGATACTTTTGGGCCGTTCGCCAGGATGACGAAGGGCGATCCCGCCTGGAGCTATCACGAGATCGACGCCAGCCATTCGCCGAATGTCACCGCGCCGGAAGCGCTGATGGCGCTGCTGCAAAAGATCGTGGCGTAG
- a CDS encoding TetR/AcrR family transcriptional regulator produces the protein MVAPRANAIHPLGEEDSSKRRQILDGARKVFMDLGFDGASMNEIARAAGVSKGTLYVYFADKSRLFEAIVEDEALEKSKIAYNLDPKRDVETTLREFGQTYISSMCRPGGGSSIRTVMAIAERMPDVGRQFYENVLAKTINRLAGYLQAHVQPNDLAIDDCGLAAAQFLQMCQATLFLPFVFQAEPAPSAERIARVVDSATRMFLQTYRAKQK, from the coding sequence ATGGTTGCACCTAGAGCAAACGCGATTCATCCCTTAGGCGAGGAGGATAGTTCGAAGCGCCGCCAGATTCTGGACGGCGCGCGAAAGGTGTTCATGGATCTCGGCTTTGATGGGGCCAGCATGAACGAGATCGCCCGCGCCGCCGGCGTTTCCAAAGGCACGCTTTATGTCTACTTCGCCGACAAGAGTCGGCTGTTCGAAGCCATCGTCGAGGACGAAGCGCTCGAAAAAAGCAAGATCGCCTACAATCTCGATCCCAAACGCGATGTCGAAACCACGCTGCGCGAATTCGGCCAAACCTACATCAGTTCGATGTGCCGGCCGGGCGGCGGATCGTCGATCCGCACGGTGATGGCAATCGCCGAACGGATGCCGGACGTCGGACGCCAATTCTATGAGAACGTGCTGGCAAAGACGATAAATCGCCTCGCCGGGTATCTGCAGGCGCATGTCCAGCCGAACGATCTTGCGATCGACGATTGCGGCCTCGCCGCCGCGCAGTTCCTGCAGATGTGCCAAGCGACGCTGTTTCTGCCGTTCGTGTTTCAGGCCGAGCCGGCGCCATCGGCAGAGCGCATCGCGCGCGTGGTCGACAGCGCGACACGGATGTTTCTGCAGACTTATCGGGCGAAGCAGAAGTGA
- a CDS encoding ABC transporter ATP-binding protein produces MTVQTEKRPAAIRVVIPFVFRHWLQQPGRAAVVTGGLLGATAADLFMPIFSGRLIDALTLGTSDPAARQAAFVAFGGIVALGLISMILRLTGLQAIVPFTLKTMSDVSRDAFARVQRFSTDWHANSFAGSTVRKITRGMWALDLLNDTILMALLPSLLVLVGSMILLGLHWPVLGAVIAVGTVIYVSMTMAFSMNYIAPAARVSNAWDTKVGGTLADALTCNAVVKSFGAEAREDARLAGVVGRWRTRVRRTWYRYNYTSTAQLAVLLCFRASVIGGAILLWIGGRATPGDVTYVLTSYYIIHAYLRDVGMHINNLQRSVNDMEELVAIHDEPIGIADAPDAKPIDIQGGRIVFDNVTFHYGGHRVPLYDGLSVEIRAGERVGLVGRSGSGKTTFVKLVQRLYDIGGGKILIDGQDIALAMQQSLRSQIAIVQQEPILFHRTLAENIAYGRPGASMAAIEQAARLANAHDFILRLPKGYGTLVGERGVKLSGGERQRVALARAFLADAPVLILDEATSSLDSESEALIQQAMERLMKGRTSIVIAHRLSTVRSLDRILVFDRGEIVEQGTHAALTARPGGIYRGLFELQATEFGRISAAE; encoded by the coding sequence ATGACCGTTCAAACAGAAAAACGACCCGCGGCGATACGCGTGGTGATCCCGTTCGTGTTCCGCCACTGGCTGCAGCAGCCCGGCCGCGCCGCCGTCGTAACCGGCGGCCTGCTGGGGGCAACCGCGGCCGACCTTTTCATGCCGATATTCTCCGGCCGGCTGATCGATGCGTTGACGCTGGGCACTTCCGACCCGGCGGCGCGACAGGCTGCGTTCGTGGCCTTCGGCGGGATCGTCGCGCTCGGACTCATATCGATGATCCTGCGTCTGACCGGCCTGCAAGCCATCGTGCCGTTCACGCTGAAGACGATGTCCGACGTGTCGCGCGACGCTTTCGCGCGCGTACAGCGCTTCTCGACCGACTGGCACGCCAACTCGTTTGCCGGCTCGACCGTGCGCAAGATTACGCGCGGCATGTGGGCGCTCGACCTGCTCAACGACACCATCTTGATGGCGCTGCTGCCCTCACTCCTGGTGCTGGTCGGCTCGATGATACTGCTCGGGTTGCACTGGCCGGTGCTCGGCGCGGTCATCGCGGTCGGCACGGTGATCTACGTCTCGATGACGATGGCGTTCTCGATGAACTACATCGCGCCGGCCGCGCGCGTCTCCAACGCCTGGGACACCAAGGTCGGCGGCACGCTGGCGGATGCCTTGACCTGCAACGCGGTGGTGAAATCGTTCGGCGCGGAGGCCCGCGAGGACGCGCGGCTGGCCGGCGTCGTCGGACGCTGGCGCACGCGCGTGCGGCGGACGTGGTACCGCTACAACTACACCTCGACGGCGCAACTCGCGGTGCTGTTGTGCTTCCGCGCGTCGGTGATCGGCGGCGCGATCCTGTTGTGGATCGGCGGCCGCGCCACGCCGGGCGACGTCACCTATGTGCTGACCAGCTACTACATCATCCACGCCTACTTGCGCGACGTCGGCATGCACATCAACAACCTGCAGCGTTCGGTCAACGACATGGAGGAGCTGGTCGCGATTCACGACGAGCCGATCGGCATTGCCGACGCGCCGGATGCGAAGCCGATCGACATCCAGGGCGGCCGCATCGTGTTCGACAACGTGACGTTCCATTATGGCGGCCATCGCGTGCCGTTATATGACGGTCTGTCGGTGGAGATCCGCGCCGGCGAAAGGGTCGGCCTGGTCGGCCGCTCCGGCTCCGGCAAGACCACTTTCGTCAAGCTGGTACAGCGGCTCTACGACATCGGCGGCGGCAAGATCCTGATCGACGGCCAGGATATCGCGCTGGCCATGCAGCAATCGCTGCGTAGCCAGATCGCGATCGTGCAGCAGGAGCCGATCCTGTTTCACCGTACGCTTGCCGAGAACATCGCCTATGGCCGGCCGGGCGCCAGCATGGCGGCGATCGAGCAGGCGGCGCGGCTCGCCAACGCGCATGACTTCATCCTGCGGCTGCCGAAAGGTTACGGCACGCTGGTCGGCGAACGCGGTGTCAAGCTGTCGGGCGGCGAGCGGCAGCGCGTCGCGTTGGCGCGCGCGTTCCTGGCGGACGCGCCGGTCTTGATCCTGGACGAGGCAACCTCAAGCCTCGATTCGGAATCGGAAGCGCTGATCCAGCAGGCGATGGAGCGGCTGATGAAGGGACGCACCTCGATCGTGATCGCGCACCGCCTGTCGACGGTGCGTAGCCTCGACCGCATCCTGGTGTTCGACCGCGGCGAGATCGTCGAGCAGGGCACACACGCGGCGCTGACCGCGCGTCCCGGCGGCATCTATCGCGGGCTGTTCGAGCTGCAGGCGACCGAGTTCGGCCGCATTTCGGCGGCGGAGTGA
- a CDS encoding DMT family transporter, translating to MSSPASRERLGLLLGFIGMAIFGGTLPATRIAVAEIDPIALTALRTAIAGLCSLALVLVLRRPLPPRALWPQLVVAMLCVAVLFPLLMSMGMQRVDASHGGVVLGVLPIATALVAVAITHERPRPLFWIASVAGAGLVIAFALRQGGGALVAGDLFLFASVAVAAIGYAFSGRLTSQMPGWEVISWILVIALPLSIPAAVLTMPADISHIALKPWLGLLYVALFSQWIGFFAWNAGLAMGGIARVSQIQLLQPFVTFALAAFFNDETITLQIVLFAAAVVVTVAISTRTRAKAAPSVPQRNREPPQLAAS from the coding sequence ATGAGCTCCCCTGCTTCACGCGAGCGCCTCGGCCTGTTGCTGGGCTTCATCGGCATGGCGATCTTCGGCGGCACGCTGCCGGCGACGCGGATTGCGGTTGCTGAAATTGATCCGATTGCACTGACCGCGCTACGCACCGCGATCGCCGGACTGTGCTCGCTGGCGCTCGTTCTCGTGTTGCGCCGACCGCTGCCGCCCCGCGCCTTGTGGCCGCAACTCGTGGTCGCCATGCTCTGTGTCGCGGTCCTGTTTCCGCTGTTGATGTCGATGGGGATGCAGAGGGTCGACGCCTCGCATGGCGGCGTGGTGCTGGGCGTGCTGCCGATCGCCACTGCGCTGGTCGCCGTCGCCATCACCCATGAGCGGCCGCGGCCGCTGTTCTGGATCGCTTCGGTCGCCGGCGCCGGGCTGGTGATCGCATTCGCATTGCGGCAAGGCGGCGGCGCGCTGGTCGCCGGTGATTTATTCCTGTTTGCATCGGTCGCCGTCGCCGCGATCGGCTACGCATTCTCCGGCCGGCTCACCTCGCAAATGCCTGGCTGGGAGGTGATAAGCTGGATTCTGGTCATTGCACTGCCGCTGTCGATCCCGGCAGCCGTGCTGACCATGCCCGCCGATATCAGCCACATCGCCCTGAAGCCCTGGCTCGGCCTGCTCTACGTCGCACTGTTCTCGCAATGGATCGGCTTCTTCGCGTGGAATGCGGGGCTCGCGATGGGCGGCATCGCGCGGGTCTCGCAGATCCAGCTGCTGCAGCCCTTCGTCACCTTTGCGCTGGCGGCGTTTTTCAACGACGAGACCATCACGCTGCAGATCGTGCTGTTCGCCGCCGCCGTCGTGGTGACGGTCGCCATCTCGACGCGCACGCGGGCCAAAGCGGCTCCATCGGTGCCGCAGCGGAATCGCGAGCCGCCTCAGCTCGCGGCGTCCTGA
- a CDS encoding alpha/beta hydrolase: MSDIYVLVHGAWHTGAEMEAVAGHLRKSGHVVHCPTIAGNNKDDDREKTGLEQAISSVGAYIEANNLRDIRLVGHSYGGMVISGVADRLTDRIKRLVYVNAFVPLDGQCLNDMVPPHYVGLFDAVAAANNNAVMLPFEIWRDAFINDADLELAKAAYARLNLHPYKTFTDKIALKRPLAELPVGKSYVNCRQDIALPHGLPWHPRLSERLGLFRLVECDGSHEMFFSNPARLAQAIGEAGRD; this comes from the coding sequence ATGTCAGACATCTATGTTCTTGTTCACGGCGCGTGGCATACCGGCGCCGAGATGGAAGCGGTGGCAGGACATCTTCGCAAAAGCGGCCATGTCGTGCATTGCCCGACGATCGCCGGCAACAACAAGGATGACGATCGCGAGAAAACAGGACTCGAGCAGGCGATCTCGTCTGTCGGCGCTTACATCGAGGCGAATAATCTGCGCGACATCAGGCTGGTCGGCCACTCCTATGGCGGGATGGTAATTTCAGGTGTCGCGGACCGTCTGACGGACAGGATCAAACGCCTGGTTTATGTCAACGCCTTCGTGCCCTTGGACGGGCAGTGTCTCAACGACATGGTACCGCCGCATTATGTCGGGCTGTTCGATGCGGTGGCGGCTGCCAACAACAACGCCGTGATGCTGCCGTTCGAAATCTGGCGCGATGCCTTCATCAACGACGCCGATCTTGAACTGGCGAAAGCCGCCTACGCCAGACTCAATCTGCATCCGTACAAGACGTTCACCGACAAGATCGCGCTGAAGCGCCCCTTGGCGGAACTGCCGGTCGGCAAGTCCTATGTCAACTGCCGGCAGGACATTGCTTTGCCGCACGGCCTGCCATGGCATCCGCGCTTGTCGGAGCGGCTGGGCCTGTTTCGCCTGGTCGAATGCGACGGCAGCCATGAAATGTTCTTCAGCAATCCGGCGCGGCTGGCACAGGCGATCGGAGAAGCTGGGCGCGATTGA
- a CDS encoding DHA2 family efflux MFS transporter permease subunit — protein MADATTASPSMTNAAADERIPPRRLFAFLIMVFGMFMSILDIQVVSASLQQIQAGLSASSSEVSWVQTSYLIAEVIAIPLSGFLSRAFGTRLLFAISAAGFTVASFFCGFASTIEQMILWRAIQGFLGAGMIPTVFASAYTVFPRSKFHIVGPIIGLVATLAPTIGPTVGGFITDMMSWHWLFFINIVPGIGITIGVLALCDFDKPNFALLEHFDWWGLLFMAGFLGTLEYVLEEGPQSQWLEDTSVAVCAAICAVSAVAFFWRVLSAREPIVDIRTFTDRNFGVGCLISFCVGIGLYGLTYMYPRYLAEVRGYSPLMIGETMFVSGITMFLAAPIVGRLMAKYDMRYLIAIGLVLFALGSYQMTWITKEYDFYELLMPQILRGVGMMLAMVPTNTIALGTLAPERVKNASGLFNLTRNLGGAVGLAVINQVLNERTDLHISRLHDSVTWGNATAVETLNMLTQRMQGMGDAALMAMKQLSQIVHRQAVVMGYGDAFFMLTVFYFGLSLFVLVLKKPSAAVAGGDAH, from the coding sequence ATGGCTGACGCCACCACCGCATCGCCCTCGATGACGAACGCCGCGGCCGACGAGCGGATTCCGCCGCGGCGGCTGTTTGCGTTCCTCATCATGGTGTTCGGGATGTTCATGTCGATCCTGGACATCCAGGTCGTCTCGGCGTCGCTGCAGCAGATTCAGGCCGGCCTTTCGGCCAGCTCCAGCGAAGTGTCGTGGGTGCAGACCTCCTACCTGATCGCCGAAGTGATCGCGATCCCGCTCTCCGGCTTCCTGTCGCGCGCGTTCGGCACGCGTCTTCTGTTTGCGATTTCCGCCGCCGGCTTCACGGTCGCGAGCTTCTTCTGCGGCTTTGCCTCGACCATCGAGCAGATGATCCTGTGGCGCGCGATCCAGGGCTTTCTGGGCGCGGGCATGATCCCCACCGTGTTCGCGTCCGCCTACACGGTGTTTCCCCGCTCGAAGTTCCACATCGTCGGCCCGATCATCGGGCTGGTCGCGACGCTGGCGCCGACGATCGGGCCGACCGTCGGCGGATTCATCACCGACATGATGTCGTGGCACTGGCTGTTCTTCATCAACATCGTGCCCGGCATCGGCATCACCATCGGCGTGCTCGCGCTGTGCGATTTCGACAAGCCGAACTTTGCCCTGCTCGAGCATTTCGATTGGTGGGGCTTGCTGTTCATGGCGGGCTTCCTCGGCACGCTCGAATATGTGCTGGAAGAGGGGCCGCAGTCGCAATGGCTGGAAGATACGTCCGTTGCGGTGTGCGCGGCGATCTGCGCGGTCTCGGCAGTCGCCTTCTTCTGGCGGGTGCTGAGCGCGCGGGAGCCGATCGTCGACATCAGGACCTTCACCGACCGTAATTTCGGCGTCGGCTGCCTGATCTCGTTTTGCGTCGGCATCGGGCTTTACGGCCTTACCTATATGTACCCGCGCTATCTCGCCGAAGTGCGCGGCTATAGCCCACTGATGATCGGCGAGACCATGTTCGTCTCGGGCATCACGATGTTTCTGGCCGCGCCGATCGTCGGGCGGCTGATGGCGAAGTACGACATGCGCTATTTGATCGCGATCGGCCTCGTGCTGTTCGCGCTCGGCTCCTACCAGATGACCTGGATCACGAAGGAATATGATTTCTACGAATTGCTGATGCCGCAGATCTTGCGCGGCGTCGGCATGATGCTGGCGATGGTGCCGACCAATACGATCGCGCTCGGCACGCTGGCGCCGGAGCGGGTGAAGAACGCCTCCGGGCTGTTCAACCTGACACGAAATCTCGGCGGCGCGGTGGGCTTGGCCGTCATCAACCAGGTGCTGAACGAACGCACCGACCTGCACATTTCGCGCCTGCACGACAGCGTCACCTGGGGCAACGCCACCGCGGTCGAGACGCTCAACATGTTGACCCAGCGCATGCAGGGCATGGGCGATGCCGCGCTGATGGCGATGAAGCAACTGTCGCAGATCGTGCACCGCCAGGCCGTCGTGATGGGCTATGGCGACGCCTTCTTCATGCTGACGGTGTTCTATTTCGGCCTCAGCCTGTTTGTCCTGGTATTGAAAAAGCCTTCCGCAGCGGTGGCCGGGGGTGACGCGCATTGA
- a CDS encoding YciI family protein: MQYLLLIYRSEAELGKMDAAARKQMTAEYGAFTQSIIQSGHFKAGDGLQPSTTATTVRVRDGKVMTTDGPFAETREQLGGYYLVEAKDLDTALGIAARIPGAKDGSIEVRPIMIYD, translated from the coding sequence ATGCAGTACCTGTTGTTGATCTATCGAAGCGAAGCCGAGCTTGGCAAAATGGACGCAGCGGCACGTAAGCAGATGACGGCGGAATACGGCGCGTTCACCCAATCCATCATCCAGAGCGGCCATTTCAAGGCCGGCGACGGCTTGCAGCCGTCAACGACGGCAACCACCGTGCGGGTCCGCGACGGCAAGGTCATGACGACGGACGGTCCGTTCGCAGAGACGCGAGAGCAGCTCGGCGGCTATTATCTGGTCGAAGCCAAGGATCTCGACACGGCTCTGGGCATCGCCGCCCGCATTCCCGGCGCCAAGGATGGTTCGATCGAGGTCAGGCCGATCATGATTTATGACTAG